The genomic segment gctattactcagtcattttgtttgtcagaataaccatcctTGCTTTGATACATTTTGTACATGTTCTTACTAATCATATTctgtttttcatgatatatgtttttaatcataatttatttgattgattgattggtgaGTTTATACATTGTAATAGtggaaaatatgaagaaaaggGATTCTGAAATGAGCAATAACGTGTTTAAAAAagggtatcagagcaagaatgattattctgaccaatagaatgacttagtaatagttgtttatatctctatagaagtctacaggattttggattcttggaatcagcaggtacttcctgtttggaacacggaGGGGAGATTGTTCAGTCCGGTCTCTACATACAATCAATTGATTGAAGATTCGAAACATCTGATAGACTTTGGACCAATCACTCCTTACTGAccatgtctggctccaacacggTAGCATCCATGTTACAAAAAATCATGGCGACTGAGATGACTTTATTTTGTCGAAGCATTGTGAGCGAGACAAAAGGTCATCATTTAAGCACAACTGCGCCTCCCCGCGGCTGCGACCAGATGTAGTGTATTTTCTGTTGGTgcatcaaacataaaaaagatttaaagaccAAACATCCAGCATGTCCTTGTGTTCGCCATCCTGGACAAGGAGAGCGTCCAGGCTGGTATCCGTTTCCTCTGCAGGACGTTCCTGTCCTCAGCCTCCTCTGAGGCAAACGTCTGTCACAGCTAAAGGAGGTGGAGTCATGTTTGGGCTTCAGCGCTGGAGTTCTTCAGTGTTATTGTAGTCTGAACCAGATCACCTAAACTTAACGCCTGTTTGTGTTTAGGACGGATCATCGCACCCAAGAAGGCTCCGGTGGTtcagcagcagaagctgaagaaGGTGAGGACATTTCCTCCTCATCGCTAAATGGGAACAGTCAGGGCTGTTTCTGACTTTTCTGTCCCCCCATCTCTAGGGTCTGGAGGTGGCCATCAGGAACAAGATTGAACAAGAGGTGACCCAGAGGGCTAGCTCCTCCCTCCACAAGCCGCTGGCGGTGGTGAAAGGCGCTGAGACCAAAGGGCCGCCTGGTGCTGGCCGTCCTGGAAGCAGCTCTAAGTAAAAGACTGTCCTCCTGAAGCAGGAGACGGAATCCTGCGGACCCCCAGGATCAGAGGCATCTCTGTGATGACCACCCCATCAGGATCAGAGGAATCCTCTGTGATCCTAACTGGATCTCCACGCTCATGTGAAGGAGATCTGATGACTGCACCCCGTATGTGACAATGGATTGTAGCTCCACAGATTCACCGTGTTTAATCCCACTTACATTTTCTGGGACGATTTGAAGAAGTGTATTTACTCCTCAGTCTGGAGAAGATTGTCCATTTGAATCAATAAAATCGTTTATTTTAGTCTTCATGAGTTTAGACGGAGATTAAATCATTCTCTCTAAaggtagctcctcccaccccCTCTACAAGGTGAGTGCTGGAGCCTCAGCCCTCTGAGGTACAGGCACTGAAGTTACCTCGAGTCTGAGGCGAGGGTCCCACCGCCCTTACTAACGTGCATCCAAGCGACCGCTCCAATGGAAAAGTTAATGCAAATGCATGCCAACGTGTGTTTGGGCTTCCACGCTCAAAACTCTCGTGTTCACTCGTCGCTACAGAAGTTTCTACAAGCATTTTTAGCCTCTGCGTACAAAATATGCGGACATTAAACAAGCTTTGAAAGGTAAAccagaactttgaccaatcagggacttggatttgttGGTGACgtttagggctgggttgataaaatcaatctgaatctatttaagcttaacagatcaataatcgatccataaaaatagagaacggataatgctaaagtctgctagcttgatgctaacatataatgggattacAATCTACGTTAACATTCATTGCTGacttaatgaacatctttacaTACTCAAAGGTATAAATTTCCCAAA from the Oryzias melastigma strain HK-1 linkage group LG1, ASM292280v2, whole genome shotgun sequence genome contains:
- the lg1h19orf53 gene encoding leydig cell tumor 10 kDa protein homolog, whose protein sequence is MAQGSQKFKAQRPGATKKGQHNKQKGPKKGGRIIAPKKAPVVQQQKLKKGLEVAIRNKIEQEVTQRASSSLHKPLAVVKGAETKGPPGAGRPGSSSK